A region from the Gossypium hirsutum isolate 1008001.06 chromosome A08, Gossypium_hirsutum_v2.1, whole genome shotgun sequence genome encodes:
- the LOC107942899 gene encoding uncharacterized protein, whose protein sequence is MARFLAGLNREIENVVELQHYIEVVDMVHMAIKVEKQLKRKGSTRAYPNTNPSKWGQSTSKGFPTNRTKESSTISKANKPIAESSKGKAPESSTARSRDIKCFKCLGRGHIASQCPNRHTMVIRADGEIETEDEEENDPESNSEVEEDLEQPVEGELLVVKRSLSLQSVEDKQQRENIFHSRCQVQGKVCSIIIDGGSCTNVASTLMVEKLGLSTTKHPNPYKLQWLNDGGELKVTKQVLVSFSIGKYSDEVLCDVVPMHAGHLLLGRPWQFDRRVMHDGYTNRYSFKHLGKNVTLAPLTPKQEFQDIFLDEIPSGLPPIRGYVVSANGLEVDQEKVQAIQEWPRPMNISQVRSFHGLASFYRRFVPNFSTIAAPLTSVIKKNSAFHWSEDQERSFNLIKECLVKALLLSLPDFTKTFEIECDASGVGIGAVS, encoded by the exons atGGCTCGCTTTCTAGCGGGACTTAATCGAGAGATTGAAAATGTCGTAGAACTGCAACATTACATTGAGGTTGTGGACATGGTCCACATGGCTATCAAAGTGGAGAAGCAGTTGAAGCGAAAAGGTTCCACCCGAGCCTATCCTAACACCAATCCTTCTAAATGGGGCCAAAGCACAAGCAAGGGTTTTCCAACAAATCGAACGAAGGAATCTTCAACAATATCTAAGGCGAATAAGCCTATTGCCGAGTCAAGTAAAGGTAAGGCTCCTGAAAGTTCCACCGCCCGTTCAAGGGACATAAAGTGCTTCAAGTGTCTTGGTCGTGGACATATAGCGAGTCAGTGCCCGAATAGACATACCATGGTGATAAGGGCCGACGGTGAGATTGAAACCGAGGATGAGGAAGAGAACGATCCTGAATCGAATTCCGAAGTTGAGGAGGACTTAGAACAACCCGTTGAAGGTGAGTTACTCGTCGTCAAGCGAAGCCTAAGTCTTCAAAGTGTGGAAGACAAACAACAACGTGAGAACATTTTTCATTcgagatgtcaagtgcaagggaaAGTGTGTAGCATCATAATCGATGGAGGGAGTTGCACAAACGTGGCAAGCACCCTCATGGTAGAAAAGTTGGGGCTGTCAACCACCAAGCACCCGAATCCATACAAGCTCcagtggcttaacgatggtggtgAACTCAAAGTGACAAAACAAGTCCTAGTGTCCTTTAGCATCGGAAAGTATTCTGATGAAGTATTATGTGATGTAGTGCCAATGCACGCGGGCCATTTACTTCTAGGACGACCATGGCAGTTCGACCGACGGGTGATGCATGATGGTTACACTAATAGATACTCCTTCAAACATCTTGGCAAGAATGTGACACTTGCACCCCTCACTCCGAAGCAA GAATTTCAAGACATATTTCTGGACGAAATACCAAGTGGGCTGCCCCCTATCCGAG gttatgTCGTGAGTGCCAACGGTTTGGAGGTggatcaagaaaaagttcaagcgATTCAAGAATGGCCACGTCCGATGAACATTAGCCAAGTTCGAAGCTTCCATGGATTGGCTAGCTTCTACCGTCGATTTGTGCCCAACTTTAGTACCATTGCAGCACCCTTAACAAGCGTGATTAAGAAAAACTCCGCATTTCACTGGTCTGAAGATCAGGAACgttcatttaatttgattaaagaatgtcTTGTGAAAGCTCTTCTATTGTCGCTTCCAGATTttactaaaacatttgaaattgagtgtgacgCTTCAGGTGTAGGGATCGGAGCTGTGTCGTGA